The Chionomys nivalis chromosome 6, mChiNiv1.1, whole genome shotgun sequence sequence gcttatttttaaatgaaaaacaaaattaaattactttaataattaaatttaaattattttttgtttttagtaatcCATCTTATATTAAAGGATTCTATAGCTGCTGGGGTTAACtatgtcagtttttaaaatttaaattatatacttATAACCCCAACTTCCTGCTGAATCAACaattaaatgataaatattaaattttactaTACATATCCTTTAAGGTTTTCTCTTCTATCCTGGTGGATGCACTCCAGTGCATTTTGTATTTCATAGAATGCACTGCAGTTTATTAATACTGTATCTATTAGTCACTCTTGGTGCAGAGAGAACTATTTAACTTTGATGGGTTCTTTGACATACTCACAGTACTTGTAGTATGTTACACAAAAGTGTTCACAAACTATTAATATCATATTTCCATTATAAGATGGTTCAACTGAATGGCTAGAATGTTCTTTTACCAATAAAAATGTATCACTTGACAATTACTTGTTTTCCCACATTTTATGCTATTGACTACTAAAGAAAACCTGAATCTTTTTTCACTTTTCACCTATTTATACAAGGATTAAATACAAACTATCAGAATTAATAAGCAACTCTATAATTCTGTCCACAGTGAAAACCCTGAATAAAACTTTTTCAAAAGGCATGTAAGTGGTTTTTGAACTGTAAAATTTCATGTCTCCTGTCAGAGTGAGCATTTGTAatttccatgtgtgtatgtagatacacacatacacatacacacacctgtgcacacacacctgtgcacacacacctgtgcacacacacacagacattctcTAACAGTAATCTACACAGGCTTGCTGCTGTTTCTGCAGCTGCCAGTCCCTGAATCTGTCATATATAACCCAGTGTCTGGTAATCGTAGTTTCTTCTTCGGAGGAGTCTTCAGTGTTCCAGATCTTTCCTTTACCTTGTATTCTAAAGTGCTGTGAGGTACCCCATAAATTCCTTGTGCTTTGGAAACACTCATTTTTCCACTCATTACCATTGCAATGGCCTCTTCCATTATTTCATGATCATACTGCCGATAGCGGCCACGTTTTTTCCTGGGTTGCTTATTATCTTTCCGGTCTAATCCATCTTCAGTGTTCTCAGAGGTTCCATCAACTGTTCCATTTTTAGAATTAAGACACAAAGGAGAGAGGTCCCCATGTAGAAAGTAAGAGTCAACACTTGAGTGAGTTACAGGCCCAGAACAttctattttgttctgtttagggagtatatttttcagtttttggaGAGCTGATCCTTCAAGGACTGAAGAGGTTTTGGAAACTTGATACATGACATCCAGCAGACCAGAACCATCAGGCTGTGATTTTGAAACTGAATTTACTCGTAGCTGAGGAATTTTTAACTGTACAGGAGGATTTGAAGTTTCATATTgaaggctttcatttttttctttaaactgagTAACCATTTTCTGTAGAGTTAACTGATGGAGGTAACTGGAAGCTGTTGGGAATTTTAATTCTGAGGTTTCAAGTAGGTTGAGTTTACTTTTTTCTGTGCGCTCTGCTTGAGCTCTTGCCCACAAGGCTACCTTTTGCAGCACAGCACAAGTTTCTTTACTGTCTTTATATGAGTAACTATCATTGAAATCtcgagttttgtttttaaaagatgcagGCTTCCCTGCTGGTAAGGCTTCTAAGTGGAGAAGTAAAGTTTTTTGAGGTATGCCATAAAGTATGCCTGCTTTATTTATGTCCAGTGCTCCAGACTGAATGTCTTTCAAAGCTTTTGAGAGCAAACCATCTGCAAACTCAGCACTTCTTTCCACATAgtcctctctgtttctgtgtagTCTCCTGGATGGATGGAATGAAACGATGGTAAACTGATGTATGAGAGACTCTCACACAGCTATGGAAGGGGAGGGTCCACTCCTTTATTTTACTCCTTGCTTAGGTAACATCACTGCTTATGACACGTTAGGTCTGTGGAATGTAGTAGTTACTCCATATCAAAGCAAACGCTACAGTCCTGGTAGGACAATGTGTCAATGATACGGTGGCCTCAATGGGCAGACCTTCCAAGAACATAAAATCCTAACTGagtatttgtaaaaatattctcATGATGTTGCTTTTCCTCTGAAAGCTGCTTGCAGAGCAAcacttataatttttatttacaattaGAGTTCCATTATAAAAATACCCAAATCCTCCAGGAGTTTTTGTTAGTAGAAACGTGACGTTACCGCTAAACAAGTAATAAAAGAGTCAACCCGTTTAAAGGGAATTTGCAGCACCAAGAGAACTCCcaaacacacatctcagttccaCAGACTCTTTCCTCTGCATAGAACTGAAAATTTCAACAAAGACGTATATGAATAATTCCATTTGAGAATGTTACTCTATTTCAAATGCAACTTTGTAATCTTCTAAAGCCTGTTACACCTGGGACTCCAGCTCTATTACAGCCTTAGTTGAAATAAATTTATCTCAGATTTAATTGGGACAAAAAAGATTTCTATGCAGTTAATGAGAAGATGcaaaagttacaaaaaaaaaccccGAAATCCAACAGAACAGCATTTCACTAGTaattgtttatttaaattaatttagtgACAGTTTTAAAGACATGAAAGGGCTTTTTTTGTGGTGATTactagataataaatattaagttGTTTGCCACCACACTAAAGCAAaaactgtaaatatatatatgctaGTTTTAGAATTAGTAACTACAGCACTTTTAGAAATggttcattcttttaaaaatctacatATTAAAGTTACATATTTCCCTTTAAATTGCCTCCTGAGTATTTCAAGTTATCTCACTTGTCCTGCTTCTTAGTTTGTATCCCATGATTAAATTGATAGTTCATTTTAGTAACATGAATTGAAGTTTGGTGATTGTTCTGATAACTTTTctttaacagaaagaaaaaagaaagagaaaggacaaatGAAAATATGAGAGAGACAAACTTATGAGTGACAAAAATTCTGAAGGAAAACTATGTCAGTCCTACTCAGCACAGTATTAAGTGTTTTCTGCAAGAAGGTATTTATATTGACATTGAATTATAATTCCTAGGTAATATTGCTTACCCAGCAACTGCATTTTCAGAAGAAGGATCACATATGGACGACTCTTCAGATTttatgctggttttctttgtagAGAGATCTAACACTCCATCCCCTATAATTATTGCAAGAGAAAAAACTTTATATTTTCAATAGAACACCAGCCCTTACATTTTCCTATCTTATTTTGCTGATGTATTAATGCTACAAATCAACACCTATCTGATCTAGTTTTAGGAATAGGACATGACTGGGAAGGTGCTACAtaaggaaaaaggagaggagagctGGTATTACCAGGTGGTAAGGAGACATGAACAAACACATGATTTGCTTAAAATCAAATTTTGGTCACTTTCCCACGATTCTGC is a genomic window containing:
- the Lcorl gene encoding ligand-dependent nuclear receptor corepressor-like protein isoform X2, whose product is MDKGRERMAAAAAAAAAAAAAAQCRSPRCAAERRGFRRELDSWRHRLMHCVGFESILEGLYGPRLRRDLSLFEDCEPEELTDWSMDEKCSFCNLQREAVSDCLPSLDSSQSTPTEELSSQGQSHTDKIECQAENYLNALFRKKDLPQNCDPNIPLVAQELMKKMIRQFAIEYISKSGKIQENRNGSIGASLVYKSIQMNQAEHCIQDEQEGPLDLTVTRTQEQTAQQVFSLAIIIGDGVLDLSTKKTSIKSEESSICDPSSENAVAGRLHRNREDYVERSAEFADGLLSKALKDIQSGALDINKAGILYGIPQKTLLLHLEALPAGKPASFKNKTRDFNDSYSYKDSKETCAVLQKVALWARAQAERTEKSKLNLLETSELKFPTASSYLHQLTLQKMVTQFKEKNESLQYETSNPPVQLKIPQLRVNSVSKSQPDGSGLLDVMYQVSKTSSVLEGSALQKLKNILPKQNKIECSGPVTHSSVDSYFLHGDLSPLCLNSKNGTVDGTSENTEDGLDRKDNKQPRKKRGRYRQYDHEIMEEAIAMVMSGKMSVSKAQGIYGVPHSTLEYKVKERSGTLKTPPKKKLRLPDTGLYMTDSGTGSCRNSSKPV
- the Lcorl gene encoding ligand-dependent nuclear receptor corepressor-like protein isoform X3 is translated as MDKGRERMAAAAAAAAAAAAAAQCRSPRCAAERRGFRRELDSWRHRLMHCVGFESILEGLYGPRLRRDLSLFEDCEPEELTDWSMDEKCSFCNLQREAVSDCLPSLDSSQSTPTEELSSQGQSHTDKIECQAENYLNALFRKKDLPQNCDPNIPLVAQELMKKMIRQFAIEYISKSGKIQENRNGSIGASLVYKSIQMNQAEHCIQDEQEGPLDLTVTRTQEQTAQQGDGVLDLSTKKTSIKSEESSICDPSSENAVAGRLHRNREDYVERSAEFADGLLSKALKDIQSGALDINKAGILYGIPQKTLLLHLEALPAGKPASFKNKTRDFNDSYSYKDSKETCAVLQKVALWARAQAERTEKSKLNLLETSELKFPTASSYLHQLTLQKMVTQFKEKNESLQYETSNPPVQLKIPQLRVNSVSKSQPDGSGLLDVMYQVSKTSSVLEGSALQKLKNILPKQNKIECSGPVTHSSVDSYFLHGDLSPLCLNSKNGTVDGTSENTEDGLDRKDNKQPRKKRGRYRQYDHEIMEEAIAMVMSGKMSVSKAQGIYGVPHSTLEYKVKERSGTLKTPPKKKLRLPDTGLYMTDSGTGSCRNSSKPV